A window of the Yersinia rochesterensis genome harbors these coding sequences:
- a CDS encoding winged helix-turn-helix transcriptional regulator, whose product MQRTHFQDMPCPVARSLERVGEWWSILIIRDAFQGLTRFDEFQQSLQLSPTILTRRLKYLVESGILKKQLYHSRPARYEYLLTERGNDFFPVIAALFHWGNQHFAPDGPAAILTDRRSGAPVEPILLDNATRRPICAEDVTLAAGSVRSDIINKRLALMREKNSTNAKYSPYSIESPKEK is encoded by the coding sequence ATGCAAAGAACTCACTTTCAAGATATGCCTTGCCCGGTGGCGCGCTCTCTCGAACGGGTAGGCGAATGGTGGAGCATACTGATCATCCGTGATGCTTTTCAGGGGTTAACACGGTTTGATGAATTTCAGCAAAGTTTGCAGCTTTCACCCACGATCCTCACCCGCCGCCTTAAATATTTGGTGGAAAGTGGCATCCTGAAGAAACAGCTTTATCATTCTCGCCCCGCCCGCTATGAATACTTATTGACTGAACGTGGTAATGATTTCTTCCCAGTGATCGCTGCCTTGTTTCATTGGGGTAATCAACATTTTGCGCCGGATGGCCCGGCAGCCATACTCACCGATCGCCGGAGCGGTGCCCCTGTCGAACCCATATTACTGGACAATGCGACTCGACGACCTATCTGTGCAGAGGATGTCACCCTCGCGGCAGGTTCGGTCAGGAGCGATATAATTAATAAACGGTTGGCATTGATGCGTGAGAAAAACTCAACCAATGCCAAGTATTCCCCCTATTCAATTGAGTCTCCAAAGGAAAAATAA
- the fabF gene encoding beta-ketoacyl-ACP synthase II, whose product MNMRRVVITGMGVVSPLGCGIDAVWRRLLAGKSGIRILPDEIVGDLPAKIGGQVPTIADDPEAGFDPDKAVAPKDQKKMDRFIEFAMAAADEAIAHAGWQADSEDKQERTATIIGSGIGGFPSIANAVRTTDSRGPKRLSPFTVPSFLVNLAAGHVSIKHHFKGPIGAPVTACAAGVQAIGDAVRLIRNDEADIALCGGAEAAIDKVSLAGFAAARALSTGSNHAPEKASRPFDSARDGFVMGEGAGLLIIEELEHALARGAKPLAEIVGYGTSADAYHMTSGAEDGDGAYRAMKIALRQAGITPAQVQHLNAHATSTPVGDLGEINAIKHLFGEGNTLAVTSTKSATGHLLGAAGGLETIFTVLALRDQIVPATLNLENLDPAAQGLNIIAGQAQPHEMTYALSNGFGFGGVNASILLKRWAE is encoded by the coding sequence ATGAATATGCGCCGTGTAGTAATTACAGGAATGGGTGTGGTTTCCCCATTAGGCTGCGGTATCGACGCTGTATGGCGGCGTCTATTAGCCGGGAAATCGGGTATCCGTATTCTGCCAGACGAAATTGTAGGTGATTTACCGGCAAAGATTGGTGGGCAAGTTCCCACAATTGCAGACGATCCTGAAGCTGGCTTTGATCCTGATAAAGCTGTTGCACCGAAAGATCAAAAGAAAATGGATCGTTTTATTGAGTTTGCTATGGCCGCGGCAGATGAAGCCATTGCCCATGCTGGCTGGCAAGCCGATAGTGAAGATAAGCAAGAGCGCACCGCGACTATCATTGGTTCGGGTATTGGCGGTTTTCCTTCCATCGCCAATGCGGTGCGAACCACGGATAGCCGTGGGCCAAAGCGCCTCTCCCCTTTCACCGTGCCCTCATTTCTGGTGAATCTGGCCGCTGGTCATGTCTCCATCAAACATCATTTCAAAGGGCCGATTGGTGCGCCAGTCACTGCCTGTGCAGCTGGAGTTCAGGCGATCGGCGATGCGGTGCGTTTGATCCGCAATGATGAAGCTGATATTGCTTTGTGCGGTGGTGCTGAAGCCGCGATTGATAAAGTCAGTTTGGCGGGCTTTGCGGCCGCACGCGCATTATCAACCGGTTCTAATCATGCGCCCGAAAAAGCCTCTCGGCCATTCGACAGTGCCCGGGATGGCTTTGTGATGGGTGAAGGTGCCGGTTTGCTGATTATTGAAGAGCTGGAACATGCTCTGGCGCGGGGCGCAAAACCATTAGCAGAGATTGTCGGCTACGGCACCAGTGCCGATGCCTACCATATGACCTCGGGTGCGGAAGACGGTGACGGTGCATATCGTGCAATGAAAATTGCATTACGTCAGGCGGGAATAACTCCTGCACAGGTTCAGCATCTCAATGCTCATGCAACCTCAACGCCAGTAGGCGATTTGGGTGAAATCAATGCCATTAAGCACTTGTTTGGTGAGGGTAATACACTAGCGGTAACCTCAACAAAATCGGCCACTGGCCACTTGCTAGGTGCTGCTGGCGGGTTGGAAACTATCTTCACCGTGCTAGCATTACGTGACCAAATCGTGCCGGCAACACTTAATCTGGAAAATCTGGATCCAGCGGCTCAAGGGCTGAATATAATTGCAGGTCAAGCACAGCCTCATGAAATGACCTATGCACTATCAAATGGTTTTGGTTTTGGTGGTGTGAATGCCAGCATCCTACTGAAGCGCTGGGCTGAATAG
- the rmf gene encoding ribosome modulation factor, protein MKRQKRDRLERALSRGYQAGISGRSREICPYQALDARSHWLGGWRQAMEDRAVTA, encoded by the coding sequence ATGAAGAGACAGAAAAGAGATCGCTTGGAAAGGGCATTGTCACGAGGCTATCAAGCAGGTATTTCAGGGCGTTCAAGAGAAATTTGCCCCTATCAAGCTTTAGACGCCAGATCGCATTGGTTAGGAGGTTGGCGACAAGCCATGGAGGACAGGGCTGTGACCGCTTAA
- the pqiC gene encoding membrane integrity-associated transporter subunit PqiC, whose translation MMKWMAVIAALLLSACSSTPSKTYYQLPALSAPATATSSVASRQLWVEHVGVADYLAAAGLVYQTNDVQYVIASNNLWASPLDQQLQQTLVTNLSSALPGWLVSSQPLDSDQDVLNVTVTGFHGRYDGRAIIRGVWILKHQGQLIKQPFDLEIKQSDDGYDALIRTLAEGWQQEAKTIAVQLQNAQ comes from the coding sequence ATGATGAAATGGATGGCAGTTATCGCAGCGCTATTACTCAGTGCATGCAGCAGCACACCGAGCAAAACCTATTATCAGCTACCGGCACTCAGTGCGCCAGCAACCGCGACTAGCAGTGTGGCATCGCGGCAATTGTGGGTTGAACATGTGGGAGTCGCTGATTATCTGGCGGCGGCGGGTTTGGTGTATCAAACCAACGATGTGCAGTATGTGATTGCCAGCAACAACCTTTGGGCCAGCCCATTGGACCAGCAATTGCAGCAAACTCTGGTCACTAATCTGAGCAGTGCGCTGCCGGGCTGGTTGGTGTCTTCACAACCACTTGATAGCGATCAGGATGTCCTCAATGTCACTGTCACCGGGTTCCACGGCCGTTATGATGGCCGAGCTATCATCCGTGGCGTGTGGATACTCAAACATCAGGGGCAGCTGATTAAGCAGCCGTTCGATTTAGAGATCAAACAAAGTGACGATGGTTATGATGCACTGATCCGTACTTTGGCCGAGGGTTGGCAGCAGGAAGCCAAGACAATTGCGGTGCAGTTACAAAACGCTCAGTAA
- the pqiB gene encoding intermembrane transport protein PqiB, whose translation MTDNNPSQGVAEIEKIKRWSPVWIIPIVTALIGAWILFYHFSHQGPQVVMTTLNAEGIEAGKTKIKSRSVDVGIVEQVTLSEDLNHVIVQARLNSGMNTLLHSDTVFWVVKPQIGREGVSGLGTLLSGAYIELQPGSKGKALHEFTLLDSPPLASPDAKGIRITLDSERAGQLNAGDPVLFRGYRVGSVETSTFDAKSRLMRYQLFIGAPYDGLVTSNVRFWKDSGVAVDLSSQGMRVEMASLATLLSGGVSFDVPEGVDLGKPITQDKAEFKLFDNRSSIQNSLYTEHEDFLLFFSDSVRGLQAGAPVEFRGIRIGTVGDVPFFAEGMRQRVDNDFRIPVLIRIEPGRFREDLGPDANFEQILKTAKERGLRASLKSGNLLTGALFVDLDFYPDAKPWKGPMEVAGYPLLPTVSGGLAQIQQKVMQTLDKVNNLPLDPMVKEVTKTLAESQKTMRETQKTLESLTAITSSPAMQDLPKDLQKTLNELNRSMKGFQPGSPAYNKMVGDMQRLDQVLRELQPVLRTLNEKSNALVFEAAGSQDPQPKKAKK comes from the coding sequence GTGACGGACAATAATCCCAGCCAGGGTGTGGCGGAAATTGAAAAAATCAAGCGCTGGTCCCCGGTGTGGATCATCCCCATTGTCACTGCGCTGATTGGCGCATGGATACTGTTTTATCATTTTAGCCATCAGGGGCCACAGGTGGTGATGACCACTTTGAATGCTGAGGGTATTGAAGCCGGTAAAACAAAAATAAAGAGCCGCAGCGTGGATGTTGGCATTGTTGAGCAGGTCACTCTGAGTGAAGATCTTAACCATGTTATCGTGCAGGCGCGGTTAAATTCCGGCATGAATACCTTGTTGCACAGTGACACGGTTTTCTGGGTGGTTAAGCCGCAGATTGGTCGTGAGGGGGTTTCCGGTCTGGGAACCTTGCTTTCAGGGGCCTACATTGAGTTACAACCTGGTAGCAAAGGTAAGGCACTTCATGAGTTCACCTTGCTCGATTCCCCGCCATTGGCCTCACCGGATGCTAAAGGGATTCGTATTACACTCGATAGCGAACGAGCCGGGCAGTTGAATGCAGGTGATCCGGTCTTATTCCGTGGCTATCGCGTCGGTTCAGTGGAAACTAGCACCTTTGATGCTAAATCACGCCTGATGCGTTATCAGTTATTTATTGGTGCGCCTTATGACGGTTTGGTCACTAGCAATGTCCGGTTCTGGAAAGACAGTGGCGTAGCAGTCGACCTCTCCTCACAGGGGATGCGGGTTGAAATGGCATCGCTGGCGACTTTGCTCAGTGGCGGAGTCAGCTTTGATGTGCCAGAGGGTGTGGATTTGGGTAAACCAATCACACAAGATAAGGCTGAGTTCAAACTGTTTGATAACCGCAGTAGCATCCAGAACTCGCTGTACACCGAACATGAAGATTTCTTATTATTCTTCTCCGATTCTGTGCGAGGTTTGCAGGCGGGAGCACCAGTTGAATTCCGTGGTATTCGTATCGGTACTGTCGGGGATGTTCCTTTCTTCGCCGAAGGGATGAGACAGCGCGTTGATAATGACTTCCGCATTCCGGTGCTAATCCGCATTGAGCCAGGCCGTTTCCGCGAGGACTTAGGCCCGGATGCCAATTTTGAGCAAATCTTGAAAACCGCCAAAGAACGCGGTCTGCGTGCATCTTTGAAATCAGGTAACTTGTTGACTGGCGCACTGTTTGTCGATCTGGATTTCTATCCAGATGCCAAACCGTGGAAAGGGCCAATGGAAGTGGCGGGCTATCCGTTGTTGCCAACTGTCAGTGGTGGCTTGGCGCAAATTCAGCAAAAAGTGATGCAAACGTTGGATAAGGTTAATAATCTGCCGTTGGATCCTATGGTCAAAGAAGTCACCAAAACACTGGCTGAAAGCCAAAAAACCATGCGTGAAACTCAGAAAACCTTGGAATCATTGACCGCGATTACCTCCAGCCCGGCGATGCAAGATCTGCCCAAAGATCTGCAAAAGACCTTGAATGAGTTGAATCGCAGTATGAAAGGTTTCCAGCCAGGTTCACCCGCCTATAATAAAATGGTGGGTGATATGCAGCGGTTAGATCAGGTCTTGCGTGAATTACAACCAGTATTGCGTACGCTGAATGAAAAGAGTAATGCACTGGTATTTGAAGCGGCAGGAAGTCAGGACCCTCAGCCTAAGAAGGCCAAAAAATGA
- the pqiA gene encoding membrane integrity-associated transporter subunit PqiA, whose amino-acid sequence MCSVIQPEHGEHSGQSGDVILCRQCDMSVALPPLPYGTKAVCPRCKTTLTARWDEPRKRPVGYAISALFMLLLANMFPFVNMRVAGITSEITLIQISKVMVADNYASMATLFMVLVQLIPAFCMVAIILLCLRVRMPHRWKALMAKALFQFKTWCMVEIFLAGVLVSFVKLMAYGEIGIGSSFVPYCLFCLLQVRAFQCVDRHWMWQDIAPAPALPHPLIAGRTGLRQGLRSCSCCTAILPQAQVECPRCHTHGYIRRRNSLQWTMALLVTSILLYIPANLMPIMITESLGNQMNSTIMAGVVFLWSEGSYPVALVIFIASIMVPSLKMLAIGWLCWDAKGKGNTDTERMHFIYEIVEFVGRWSMIDVFVIAVLSSLVRIGQLMSIYPAIGALLFAMVVILTMFAALTFDPRLTWDRISETTQKEPQGDGQ is encoded by the coding sequence TTGTGTTCTGTAATTCAGCCTGAGCACGGCGAGCACTCTGGGCAATCAGGGGACGTCATCCTGTGCCGGCAGTGCGATATGTCAGTGGCCTTACCCCCTTTGCCATACGGCACCAAAGCGGTATGTCCGCGTTGTAAAACCACACTGACTGCGCGGTGGGATGAACCACGTAAGCGCCCGGTGGGTTATGCTATCAGCGCATTGTTTATGTTATTGCTGGCTAATATGTTTCCCTTCGTCAACATGCGTGTGGCGGGGATCACCAGCGAAATAACGTTGATCCAAATATCCAAAGTGATGGTGGCAGATAACTATGCCAGCATGGCAACGTTATTTATGGTTCTGGTTCAATTGATACCCGCTTTCTGCATGGTGGCTATTATCCTGCTTTGTCTGCGGGTGCGCATGCCGCACCGGTGGAAAGCACTGATGGCAAAAGCATTATTCCAATTTAAAACCTGGTGCATGGTGGAGATTTTCCTCGCCGGCGTGCTGGTTAGTTTTGTCAAACTGATGGCCTATGGTGAAATCGGCATCGGCAGCAGCTTTGTCCCTTATTGTTTATTCTGCTTATTACAAGTGCGCGCTTTCCAATGTGTTGACCGCCATTGGATGTGGCAAGATATTGCCCCCGCACCGGCGTTACCTCACCCACTTATTGCGGGCCGAACGGGCTTACGCCAAGGTCTGCGTTCTTGCTCGTGCTGCACTGCAATCTTGCCGCAAGCTCAGGTGGAATGTCCGCGTTGTCATACTCATGGTTATATCCGTCGCCGCAATAGCTTACAGTGGACTATGGCATTATTAGTCACGTCTATCTTGTTGTATATTCCAGCCAACTTAATGCCCATTATGATCACCGAAAGTTTGGGGAACCAGATGAACTCCACCATCATGGCGGGGGTGGTTTTCTTGTGGAGCGAAGGTTCATATCCAGTGGCGTTGGTGATTTTTATTGCCAGTATTATGGTGCCATCATTAAAAATGTTGGCGATCGGTTGGTTATGTTGGGATGCAAAAGGCAAAGGTAATACCGACACCGAACGGATGCATTTTATTTATGAAATAGTGGAGTTTGTTGGTCGCTGGTCAATGATTGATGTCTTTGTTATCGCGGTGCTGTCGTCATTGGTGCGTATCGGGCAACTGATGAGTATCTATCCGGCGATTGGTGCGCTGCTATTTGCCATGGTGGTTATCCTGACCATGTTTGCTGCATTAACCTTCGATCCGCGTTTAACTTGGGATCGGATAAGTGAAACAACCCAAAAGGAGCCGCAAGGTGACGGACAATAA
- a CDS encoding ABC transporter ATP-binding protein: MSLISMSGAWLSFSDAPLLDNTELHIEPNERVCLVGRNGAGKSTLLKILSKEIALDDGRITYEQDLIVARLQQDPPRNVAGTVFDFVAEGVQEQAEHLKAYHATLHQVELDPSEKNLNRLAALQEILDHQGLWQLDSRIQEVLVQLGLSADAELSSLSGGWLRKAALGRALVSSPKVLLLDEPTNHLDIETINWLEGFLKDFQGSIVFISHDRSFIRAMATRIVDLDRGKLVSWPGNYELYLASKEEALRVEELQNAEFDRKLAQEEVWIRQGIKARRTRNEGRVRALKALRMERSERREVMGTAKMQVEETVRSGKIVFDLENVNYQVDGKVLVKDFTAQVQRGDKIALVGPNGCGKTTLLKLMLGQLKADSGKVHCGTKLEVAYFDQHRAELDPERTVMDNLAEGKQEVMVNGRSRHVLGYLQDFLFHPKRAMTPVKALSGGERNRLLLAKLFLKPSNLLILDEPTNDLDVETLELLEEMVDSYQGTVLLVSHDRQFVDNSVTECWIFEGNGQISSFVGGYYDAHQQRAEAKPIRQVAAKVEETKAAAPVKNNTPAAKRPGKLSYNLQRELDQLPQQLEKLENEISSLQAEVSHADFFSRPHAETQQVLQALADAEQALEVAFSRWEELEAQKNG, from the coding sequence ATGTCGTTAATTAGCATGTCCGGTGCTTGGCTGTCGTTCAGCGATGCACCTTTATTAGATAATACTGAATTGCATATTGAGCCAAACGAGCGTGTTTGTCTGGTGGGCCGTAATGGCGCGGGCAAATCTACCTTGCTGAAAATTCTGAGCAAAGAAATTGCATTGGATGATGGCCGGATAACTTATGAGCAGGATTTGATTGTCGCACGTCTGCAACAAGATCCTCCGCGCAATGTAGCCGGAACCGTGTTTGATTTTGTTGCAGAAGGCGTACAAGAACAAGCCGAGCATCTGAAAGCTTATCATGCCACCCTGCATCAGGTTGAACTTGACCCGAGCGAAAAAAACCTTAATCGCCTGGCGGCATTGCAGGAAATTCTGGACCATCAGGGGCTATGGCAATTAGACAGCCGTATTCAGGAAGTATTGGTTCAGTTGGGTTTATCAGCCGATGCGGAGCTTTCATCTCTGTCGGGTGGTTGGTTGCGTAAAGCGGCATTAGGTCGCGCATTGGTTAGCTCACCAAAAGTGCTGCTGCTGGATGAACCGACTAACCATTTGGATATCGAAACCATTAACTGGCTGGAAGGTTTCCTGAAAGATTTCCAGGGCAGCATTGTCTTTATTTCCCATGACCGTTCCTTTATTCGTGCGATGGCAACACGTATTGTTGACCTGGATCGCGGCAAATTGGTGTCATGGCCGGGTAATTACGAACTGTATCTTGCCAGCAAAGAAGAAGCACTGCGGGTTGAAGAGCTGCAAAATGCGGAATTTGACCGCAAATTAGCGCAAGAGGAAGTGTGGATTCGCCAAGGAATCAAAGCACGACGTACCCGTAATGAGGGCCGTGTTCGCGCCCTGAAAGCGCTGCGGATGGAGCGTTCAGAGCGTCGTGAAGTGATGGGCACCGCCAAGATGCAAGTAGAAGAAACTGTGCGTTCGGGCAAAATTGTCTTTGATCTGGAAAATGTTAACTATCAGGTTGATGGCAAAGTGTTGGTGAAAGATTTCACCGCACAAGTACAGCGTGGCGACAAAATCGCGCTGGTGGGGCCGAATGGTTGTGGTAAAACCACCTTGCTGAAACTGATGCTCGGTCAGCTTAAAGCCGACAGCGGTAAAGTGCATTGCGGAACCAAATTGGAAGTGGCCTATTTTGACCAGCATCGTGCAGAGCTTGATCCAGAGCGCACGGTGATGGATAACCTGGCCGAAGGTAAGCAGGAAGTGATGGTCAATGGCCGTTCACGCCATGTTCTGGGCTATCTGCAAGACTTCTTGTTCCACCCGAAACGCGCCATGACCCCCGTGAAAGCGTTGTCTGGTGGTGAGCGTAACCGCCTGTTATTGGCTAAGTTATTCCTTAAGCCAAGCAACTTGTTGATCCTCGATGAACCGACCAACGATCTGGATGTGGAAACACTGGAACTGTTGGAAGAAATGGTTGATAGCTATCAGGGCACCGTATTGCTGGTTAGCCATGATCGTCAATTCGTGGATAACTCAGTAACAGAGTGCTGGATTTTTGAAGGTAATGGTCAAATCAGTAGCTTTGTGGGCGGTTATTATGATGCTCACCAGCAGCGCGCTGAGGCAAAACCTATTCGTCAAGTGGCGGCTAAAGTTGAAGAAACCAAAGCGGCTGCACCGGTGAAAAACAATACCCCGGCAGCAAAACGCCCCGGCAAACTGAGCTATAACTTGCAGCGCGAGCTGGATCAGTTACCGCAGCAGCTAGAAAAACTGGAAAATGAAATCAGTAGCTTACAGGCCGAGGTCAGCCATGCAGATTTCTTCTCCCGTCCGCATGCAGAGACGCAACAGGTTTTGCAAGCATTAGCTGATGCCGAACAGGCACTAGAAGTTGCATTTAGCCGCTGGGAAGAGCTGGAAGCTCAGAAAAACGGCTAA
- the rlmKL gene encoding bifunctional 23S rRNA (guanine(2069)-N(7))-methyltransferase RlmK/23S rRNA (guanine(2445)-N(2))-methyltransferase RlmL — MNSLFASTARGLEELLKSELEALGAHDCKIVQGGVHFQGDDRLMYQSLLWSRLASRILLPLNDFKVYSDLDLYLGVQAIDWPSIFGVDKTFAVHFSGVNDEIRNSQYGALKVKDAIVDSFTRKLDQRPTVAKQQPDIRVNVFLQRDMASVALDLSGEGLHQRGYRDLTGQAPLKENLAAAIIQRSGWQSGTPMVDPMCGSGTLLIEAAMMASDRAPGLHRAHWGFTAWNAFNEELWRELTTEAQVRARRGLQETTSRFFGSDIDRRVIEMARANARRAGVAELITFNANDVSKLVNPLPEGPVGTVISNPPYGERMESEPALIALHNMLGRIMKSAFGGWRLSLFSASPELLSCLQLRAEREFKAKNGPLDCVQKNYQLAANPQGAAGVQVAEDYANRLRKNVKKLDKWAKQQGIECYRLYDADLPDYNVAVDRYGSKVVVQEYAPPKTIDAQKARQRLFDVINATLAVLNLPSNQLVLKTRERQKGKNQYEKLAQKGEFLLVSEYNAKLWVNLTDYLDTGLFLDHRIARQMLGKMSQGKDFLNLFAYTGTASVHAGLGGARSTTTVDMSRTYLEWAEKNLRANGLTGQQHRLIQADCLSWLSNTDEQFDVIFIDPPTFSNSKRMETTFDVQRDHLVLMKELKRLLRRKGTIMFSNNKRGFQMDLDGIKALGLEAKEITAQTQSEDFARNRQIHNCWLVTHSHEEK, encoded by the coding sequence ATGAACTCTCTGTTTGCCAGCACGGCGCGTGGACTGGAAGAACTGTTAAAAAGCGAACTCGAAGCGCTGGGCGCTCACGACTGTAAAATAGTACAGGGTGGGGTACATTTTCAGGGCGACGATCGACTCATGTACCAAAGCCTGTTGTGGAGTCGCCTGGCTTCGCGCATTTTGTTACCGCTTAACGATTTTAAAGTATACAGTGACTTAGACTTGTACCTTGGGGTGCAGGCGATTGATTGGCCATCAATTTTTGGTGTGGATAAAACCTTTGCCGTGCATTTTAGCGGTGTGAATGACGAAATCCGCAATAGCCAGTACGGGGCCTTAAAAGTTAAAGATGCCATCGTCGATAGCTTTACCCGTAAACTGGATCAGCGCCCAACCGTGGCTAAACAGCAGCCGGATATCCGGGTGAATGTGTTCCTGCAACGGGATATGGCCAGTGTTGCGCTGGATCTCAGCGGCGAAGGGTTACATCAGCGCGGTTATCGTGATCTGACCGGTCAGGCACCGCTGAAAGAAAACCTGGCAGCGGCCATTATCCAACGTTCTGGCTGGCAGTCGGGCACCCCGATGGTCGATCCGATGTGTGGTTCTGGTACTTTGCTGATTGAAGCCGCCATGATGGCTTCAGATCGCGCCCCAGGGTTGCACCGAGCGCATTGGGGTTTTACCGCCTGGAATGCTTTTAACGAAGAGCTGTGGCGTGAATTGACCACTGAAGCGCAAGTTCGTGCGCGCCGTGGTTTGCAAGAGACAACCTCCCGCTTCTTTGGTTCTGATATTGACCGCCGCGTTATCGAGATGGCTCGGGCCAATGCCCGCCGCGCTGGGGTAGCAGAACTGATAACCTTTAATGCCAATGATGTCAGTAAGCTGGTGAATCCATTACCTGAAGGGCCTGTGGGGACGGTTATCAGTAACCCGCCTTATGGTGAGCGCATGGAAAGCGAACCGGCATTGATTGCGTTGCACAATATGCTGGGCCGCATTATGAAAAGCGCCTTCGGTGGCTGGCGTTTATCCCTGTTCAGTGCCTCGCCGGAACTGCTGAGTTGCTTGCAATTGCGCGCCGAACGCGAATTCAAAGCGAAGAATGGCCCATTGGATTGCGTGCAGAAAAATTACCAATTAGCAGCCAATCCACAGGGAGCTGCGGGTGTTCAGGTCGCTGAGGATTATGCCAACCGTCTGCGTAAGAATGTGAAAAAACTGGATAAATGGGCTAAACAGCAGGGCATTGAATGCTACCGCTTGTATGATGCCGATTTGCCGGATTATAACGTGGCCGTTGACCGCTATGGCAGCAAAGTCGTGGTGCAAGAGTATGCGCCGCCGAAAACCATTGATGCACAAAAAGCGCGTCAGCGCCTGTTTGATGTGATTAATGCGACTTTGGCGGTGCTGAATCTGCCATCCAACCAGTTGGTGTTGAAAACACGTGAACGCCAGAAAGGCAAAAACCAATACGAGAAATTGGCGCAGAAAGGCGAGTTCCTGCTGGTGAGTGAATATAATGCCAAGCTATGGGTTAACCTGACTGATTACCTTGATACTGGCCTGTTCCTTGACCACCGCATTGCTCGTCAGATGCTGGGCAAAATGAGTCAGGGTAAAGATTTTCTTAACCTGTTTGCTTATACCGGTACTGCCAGTGTCCATGCCGGGCTGGGCGGTGCGCGCAGTACCACGACGGTTGATATGTCGCGGACTTATCTGGAGTGGGCTGAGAAGAACCTACGGGCCAATGGTTTAACTGGCCAGCAACACCGCCTTATTCAGGCTGATTGCCTCTCTTGGCTAAGTAACACCGATGAGCAATTCGATGTGATCTTTATTGATCCACCGACATTCTCCAACTCTAAGCGAATGGAGACCACCTTTGATGTTCAGCGCGATCATTTAGTGCTGATGAAAGAACTTAAACGGTTACTGCGCCGTAAGGGAACAATCATGTTCTCGAACAATAAGCGCGGTTTCCAGATGGATTTGGACGGGATAAAAGCGTTGGGATTGGAAGCGAAAGAAATCACCGCACAAACACAATCTGAAGACTTTGCCCGCAATCGTCAAATCCACAACTGTTGGCTGGTTACCCACAGCCACGAGGAAAAGTAG
- a CDS encoding YcbX family protein, giving the protein MVITLSRLYVHPVKSMRGLQLSHAQVSSSGLAFDRVFMITEPDGTFITARQYPKMVMFTPALMSDGLYLTAPDGESASIRFNDFLANAEPTEVWGNHFTALIAPAAINNWLSGYFQREVQLRWLGPELTRRVKPMPEIPLSFADGFPYLLINEASFKELQQRCPGSIKLEQFRPNLVVTGASAFAEDSWQVIRVGDITFDLVKPCSRCVLTTVSVERGRKHPTGEPLQTLQTFRTAENGDIDFGQNMVARNSGIIRVGDEVEILSTKPPRPYAAGAVVESLSAPQDQSKAVSIEYNGIRFNGNNQQVLLEQLEQQNIRIPYSCRAGICGSCRITLVDGDVAPLKQSAIGNDGTILCCSCIPKGNITLSGK; this is encoded by the coding sequence ATGGTGATTACCCTCTCCCGACTCTATGTTCATCCGGTAAAATCCATGCGTGGTTTGCAGCTTTCTCATGCTCAAGTCAGCAGCAGCGGATTGGCCTTTGACCGCGTATTTATGATTACCGAACCGGATGGCACTTTTATTACTGCGCGCCAATATCCAAAGATGGTGATGTTTACCCCCGCCTTAATGTCAGACGGCTTATATCTCACTGCCCCTGATGGCGAGAGTGCCAGTATCCGCTTTAATGATTTTTTAGCCAATGCCGAACCGACTGAAGTTTGGGGAAATCATTTTACCGCGCTCATTGCCCCTGCGGCTATCAACAACTGGCTCAGCGGCTATTTTCAGCGAGAAGTACAATTACGCTGGCTGGGGCCGGAACTCACCCGGCGGGTAAAACCCATGCCGGAAATTCCGCTATCATTTGCCGATGGCTTCCCTTATCTACTGATTAATGAAGCCTCGTTTAAAGAATTACAGCAACGCTGCCCCGGCAGTATTAAGCTGGAACAGTTCCGCCCCAATTTAGTCGTGACCGGCGCGAGTGCATTTGCTGAAGACAGTTGGCAGGTTATCCGAGTGGGCGATATTACTTTTGATTTGGTTAAGCCATGCAGCCGCTGCGTATTAACCACCGTCAGTGTTGAGCGCGGTCGCAAACATCCAACGGGCGAGCCATTACAAACACTACAGACATTCCGAACTGCCGAGAATGGTGATATCGATTTTGGTCAAAATATGGTGGCCAGAAACAGTGGTATTATTCGAGTTGGGGACGAAGTGGAAATTCTGTCAACCAAGCCACCGCGCCCCTATGCCGCTGGCGCGGTAGTTGAAAGCCTTAGCGCACCGCAAGATCAATCCAAAGCCGTATCCATTGAATATAATGGCATTCGCTTTAACGGTAATAATCAGCAAGTATTATTGGAACAACTGGAACAACAAAATATCCGTATTCCTTACTCTTGCCGAGCAGGAATATGTGGTAGTTGCAGAATCACCTTAGTCGATGGTGATGTCGCACCGTTAAAACAAAGTGCTATTGGCAATGACGGGACGATACTTTGTTGCAGTTGCATACCCAAAGGAAATATTACTCTTAGCGGTAAATAA